A genomic segment from Micromonospora echinaurantiaca encodes:
- a CDS encoding DEDD exonuclease domain-containing protein: MAQQEYVQEALAGLDPATGTVDPGLPLYATTFVVVDLETTGGAPDGGGITEIGAVKVRGGEQLGVLATLVNPGVPIPPFITVLTGITQAMLLPAPPIEQVLPSFLEFISDAVLVAHNAPYDVGFLKAACARHGYRWPNPRVLDTAALARRVLTRDEVPNRKLGTLAAYFRTATQPTHRALDDAKATVDVLHGLIARLGGHRVETIGDAIEFARAVTPTQRRKRHLAEGLPKAPGVYIFRAADDRPLYVGTSGDIATRVRSYFTAAEKRARISEMLAAAERVEAVECAHSLEAEVRELRLIGAHAPPYNRRSKFPERAVWLKLTEGPYPRLSVVRGISPTDDAYLGPFNSRRSAELAAAGFHDAVPLRQCTHRLSLRTVTPACALAELGRCPAPCEHRITPEEYDARAVAPFRTATASDPQPVVDALLARIEVLAGAQRYEEAAVVRARLAAVLRATVRMQRLVALSRIAELAAARPAARGGWELALVRHGRLAGAGVSPPGVHPRPTLVAIRATAETVPPGHGPIPNASAEETERILSWLERPETRLVEMSSGWASPVAGAARFRDLLTKAESAASHQLSTERS; this comes from the coding sequence ATGGCACAGCAGGAGTACGTCCAGGAGGCGCTGGCCGGGCTCGACCCGGCCACCGGCACCGTCGATCCGGGGTTGCCGCTGTACGCGACGACGTTCGTGGTGGTCGACCTGGAGACCACCGGCGGCGCGCCGGACGGCGGCGGGATCACCGAGATCGGCGCGGTCAAGGTGCGCGGCGGCGAGCAGCTGGGCGTGCTGGCCACCCTGGTCAACCCGGGCGTGCCGATCCCGCCGTTCATCACCGTGCTGACCGGCATCACCCAGGCGATGCTGCTGCCGGCCCCGCCGATCGAGCAGGTGCTGCCGAGCTTCCTGGAGTTCATCTCCGACGCGGTGCTGGTCGCCCACAACGCCCCCTACGACGTCGGGTTCCTCAAGGCCGCCTGCGCCCGGCACGGCTACCGCTGGCCCAACCCGCGGGTGCTGGACACCGCCGCGCTCGCCCGGCGGGTGCTCACCCGCGACGAGGTGCCCAACCGCAAGCTCGGCACCCTGGCCGCCTACTTCCGCACCGCCACCCAGCCGACGCACCGGGCGCTCGACGACGCCAAGGCCACCGTCGACGTGCTGCACGGCCTGATTGCCCGGCTCGGCGGGCACCGGGTCGAGACCATCGGCGACGCCATCGAGTTCGCCCGGGCGGTCACCCCGACCCAGCGGCGCAAGCGACACCTCGCCGAGGGGCTGCCCAAGGCACCCGGCGTCTACATCTTCCGGGCCGCCGACGACCGGCCGCTCTACGTCGGCACCTCCGGCGACATCGCCACCCGGGTCCGCAGCTACTTCACCGCCGCCGAGAAGCGGGCCCGGATCTCCGAGATGCTCGCCGCAGCCGAACGGGTGGAGGCGGTCGAGTGCGCCCACTCGCTGGAGGCCGAGGTACGTGAGCTGCGGCTGATCGGCGCGCACGCGCCGCCGTACAACCGGCGGTCGAAGTTCCCGGAGCGCGCGGTCTGGCTCAAGCTGACCGAGGGGCCGTACCCCCGGCTGTCCGTGGTGCGCGGCATCTCCCCCACCGACGACGCCTACCTCGGCCCGTTCAACTCCCGCCGGTCCGCCGAGCTGGCCGCCGCCGGTTTCCACGACGCGGTGCCGCTGCGCCAGTGCACCCACCGGCTGTCGCTGCGCACGGTCACACCGGCCTGCGCGCTCGCCGAGCTGGGTCGCTGCCCGGCGCCCTGCGAGCACCGGATCACCCCCGAGGAGTACGACGCCCGCGCGGTGGCGCCGTTTCGCACCGCTACCGCCAGCGACCCGCAGCCGGTGGTGGACGCGCTGCTGGCCCGCATCGAGGTGCTCGCCGGCGCCCAGCGCTACGAGGAGGCCGCCGTGGTGCGCGCCCGGCTCGCCGCGGTGCTGCGGGCGACCGTGCGCATGCAGCGGCTGGTCGCGCTGAGCCGGATCGCCGAGCTGGCCGCCGCCCGGCCGGCCGCCCGGGGCGGCTGGGAGCTGGCGCTGGTCCGGCACGGGCGGCTGGCCGGTGCCGGGGTGTCCCCGCCCGGCGTCCATCCACGACCGACGCTGGTCGCGATCCGGGCCACCGCCGAGACGGTGCCGCCCGGGCACGGCCCGATCCCGAACGCCTCGGCCGAGGAGACCGAGCGGATCCTGTCCTGGTTGGAGCGTCCGGAGACCCGGCTGGTCGAGATGTCCTCCGGATGGGCGTCTCCGGTGGCCGGCGCGGCGCGCTTCCGCGACCTGCTGACCAAGGCCGAGAGCGCCGCATCCCACCAACTCTCGACCGAACGCTCATGA
- a CDS encoding NYN domain-containing protein, translated as MPLTEPYDDNLHQEEPVVAAYAAGEAPEPGDPAEPDTPSPEPDTSSPEPEPEPTLPEPVRQRIVALTAAVLPGLPGDEVPVPLRRVAKFAPNRRARLGAPVIAAQLAADPLFRQRVTARVLADAGDLGAAVVEGTAPAAADPVEVAALAYLARPRGWRDLIEASGAAVRAEADSAVVAELVREAEQRATRAEHDRAVARVEAEKLRDELARVREELGQLREENRQLSRSLRETQARERKAGEMLATERGRAARAAADADAELRRARARLAEAEAAAGVARASAKEARSVDDARLWLLLETIGQAAVGLRRELALDPVDKLPADFVADSFAEQPAGPAAGAAARARDTDDPARLDQLLALPRAHLVVDGYNVTKRGFGEMSLEQQRKRLISGLGGIAAQTGDEVTVVFDGAERVHGLPPAPRGVRVLFSRKGETADELIRRLVRAEPPGRPVVVVSSDREVADGVRRHGAYPLGADSLLRRLARS; from the coding sequence ATGCCCCTCACCGAGCCGTACGACGACAACCTCCACCAGGAGGAGCCTGTCGTCGCTGCGTACGCCGCCGGTGAGGCGCCCGAACCGGGTGACCCGGCCGAGCCCGACACACCGTCGCCGGAGCCCGACACGTCGTCGCCCGAGCCCGAGCCCGAGCCGACCCTGCCCGAGCCGGTCCGGCAGCGGATCGTCGCGCTCACCGCCGCGGTGCTGCCCGGCCTGCCCGGCGACGAGGTACCGGTGCCGCTGCGCCGGGTGGCCAAGTTCGCGCCCAACCGGCGGGCCCGGCTGGGCGCCCCGGTGATCGCCGCGCAGCTCGCCGCCGATCCGCTGTTCCGGCAGCGGGTCACCGCCCGGGTCCTCGCCGACGCCGGCGACCTTGGCGCGGCGGTGGTCGAGGGGACCGCCCCCGCGGCCGCCGATCCGGTCGAGGTGGCCGCGCTGGCCTACCTGGCCCGCCCGCGTGGCTGGCGGGACCTGATCGAGGCCAGCGGCGCCGCGGTCCGCGCCGAGGCGGACAGCGCGGTCGTCGCCGAGCTGGTCCGCGAGGCCGAGCAGCGGGCCACCCGGGCCGAGCACGACCGGGCGGTGGCCCGGGTCGAGGCGGAGAAGCTCCGCGACGAGCTGGCCCGGGTCCGCGAGGAGCTCGGCCAGCTCCGCGAGGAGAACCGGCAGCTGAGCCGGTCGCTGCGGGAGACCCAGGCCCGGGAGCGCAAAGCCGGCGAGATGCTGGCCACCGAGCGCGGCCGGGCGGCCCGGGCGGCGGCCGACGCCGACGCCGAGCTGCGCCGGGCCCGCGCCCGGCTGGCCGAGGCGGAGGCGGCGGCCGGGGTGGCCCGGGCCAGCGCCAAGGAGGCCCGCTCGGTCGACGACGCCCGGCTGTGGCTGCTGCTGGAGACGATCGGCCAGGCGGCCGTCGGGCTGCGCCGGGAGCTGGCCCTGGACCCGGTGGACAAGCTCCCCGCCGACTTCGTCGCCGACTCCTTCGCCGAGCAGCCGGCCGGCCCGGCGGCCGGCGCGGCCGCCCGGGCCCGGGACACCGACGACCCGGCCCGGCTGGACCAGCTGCTCGCCCTGCCCCGGGCGCACCTGGTGGTGGACGGCTACAACGTGACCAAGCGGGGCTTCGGCGAGATGTCGCTGGAGCAGCAGCGCAAGCGGCTGATCAGCGGGCTGGGCGGGATCGCCGCGCAGACCGGCGACGAGGTCACCGTGGTCTTCGACGGGGCGGAACGGGTGCACGGGCTGCCGCCGGCGCCGCGTGGCGTGCGGGTGCTCTTCTCCCGTAAGGGGGAGACCGCCGACGAGCTGATCCGCCGCCTGGTCCGCGCCGAGCCGCCGGGCCGGCCGGTGGTGGTGGTCTCCTCCGACCGCGAGGTGGCCGACGGGGTACGCCGGCACGGCGCGTATCCGCTCGGCGCCGACTCGCTGCTGCGGCGGCTCGCCCGGTCCTGA
- a CDS encoding ribbon-helix-helix protein, CopG family codes for MDLTPYVSNLGREFATLAEAGGEEARALVERLTGSLESAIRMTLLDALSAAADEITRDLAPGSVELRLRGRDPNFVVTSPPAEPLGSAPGGAAATVGGAPESELLFAEEGPAARINVRMPEQLKAAVEEAAAKEGRSVNAWLVRAAATAVQRSDRDLRPEPPGGGKRTPQRFTGWVR; via the coding sequence ATGGACCTGACCCCGTATGTGAGCAACCTCGGTCGCGAGTTCGCCACGCTCGCCGAAGCCGGCGGTGAGGAGGCGCGGGCGCTGGTCGAGCGCCTGACCGGGTCGCTCGAATCGGCGATCCGGATGACGCTGCTGGACGCCCTGTCGGCCGCCGCCGACGAGATCACCCGGGATCTGGCTCCGGGTTCGGTGGAGCTGCGCCTGCGGGGGCGCGATCCGAACTTCGTCGTGACGTCGCCACCCGCCGAGCCGCTCGGGTCCGCGCCCGGAGGCGCCGCGGCGACGGTCGGCGGCGCGCCGGAGAGCGAACTGCTGTTCGCCGAGGAGGGCCCCGCCGCCCGGATCAACGTACGCATGCCCGAGCAGCTCAAGGCCGCCGTCGAGGAGGCCGCGGCCAAGGAGGGGCGCTCGGTCAACGCCTGGCTGGTCCGGGCGGCTGCCACCGCTGTGCAGCGCTCGGATCGCGACCTGCGTCCCGAGCCACCCGGCGGTGGGAAGCGGACCCCGCAGCGCTTCACCGGCTGGGTGCGCTGA
- a CDS encoding DUF4097 family beta strand repeat-containing protein, whose amino-acid sequence MPNFETPQPISVTLELGVADVRVAASDRTDTVVEVRPSDEADDSDVKAAQQVRVDYTNGVLRVTGPRRVFDFSKKTRSVDVTIELPSGSQLAAHLLMGDVRCAGRLGECRLKTTGNIWLERTGPLRLHTGFGHITADAVTGNAEISTGSGRIQIGEIEGTAEVKNSNGDTTVEAVTGDVRVRNANGSIDIARAGAGVDVKTSNGGVRLGEVVRGAVVLETAAGDLDIGIAAGTAAWLEVNTGFGRVHNRLESAAGPGQADQTVEVRGRTSYGDITIHRS is encoded by the coding sequence ATGCCCAATTTCGAGACGCCCCAGCCGATCTCCGTCACGCTCGAACTCGGCGTCGCCGACGTGCGGGTCGCCGCGAGCGACCGGACCGACACCGTCGTCGAGGTCCGCCCGAGCGACGAAGCCGACGACTCCGACGTGAAGGCCGCCCAGCAGGTCCGGGTCGACTACACCAACGGCGTGCTCCGGGTGACCGGCCCCAGGCGCGTCTTCGACTTCTCCAAGAAGACCAGGTCGGTCGACGTGACCATCGAGCTGCCCAGCGGTTCCCAGCTCGCCGCTCACCTGCTGATGGGCGACGTCCGCTGTGCCGGCCGGCTCGGCGAGTGCCGGCTCAAGACCACCGGCAACATCTGGCTCGAACGAACCGGCCCGCTGCGCCTGCACACCGGGTTCGGCCACATCACCGCCGACGCCGTCACCGGCAACGCCGAGATCTCCACCGGGTCCGGCCGGATCCAGATCGGCGAGATCGAGGGCACCGCGGAGGTCAAGAACTCCAACGGTGACACCACGGTGGAGGCGGTCACCGGCGACGTCCGGGTGCGCAACGCCAACGGCTCCATCGATATCGCGCGGGCCGGCGCCGGCGTCGACGTGAAGACGTCCAACGGCGGCGTCCGCCTCGGCGAGGTGGTCCGCGGTGCGGTCGTGCTCGAGACCGCCGCGGGCGACCTGGACATCGGCATCGCCGCGGGCACCGCCGCCTGGCTCGAGGTGAACACCGGATTCGGGCGCGTGCACAACCGGCTGGAGAGCGCCGCCGGGCCCGGCCAGGCCGACCAGACCGTCGAGGTTCGCGGCCGCACGTCCTACGGCGATATCACCATCCACCGCTCCTGA
- a CDS encoding ATP-binding cassette domain-containing protein: MTSTPSRPAIAATGLRKAFGDHVVLDGLDLTVPRGTVFSLLGANGAGKTTTVKILSTLLSADAGDVQVAGHDLARDPDAVRAAIGVTGQFSAVDNLLTGEENLRLMADLHHLGRGEGRRRVVRLLEQFDLTEAAGKPAATYSGGMRRRLDLAMTLVGSPQVIFLDEPTTGLDPRSRRDMWQIVRDLVAGGVTIFLTTQYLEEADELADRIAVLDRGRVVAEGTAEELKRRIPGGHVRLRFADPQGLDAAMRVLGDASRDNDALALRVPSDGSLRSLKTLIGRLDDQAVEVDELSVHTPDLDDVFLALTGDSTTEKVTTR, encoded by the coding sequence ATGACCAGCACGCCCTCCCGGCCGGCGATCGCCGCGACCGGGCTACGGAAAGCGTTCGGCGACCACGTCGTGCTCGACGGTCTCGACCTGACCGTGCCACGGGGGACGGTCTTCTCGCTGCTCGGCGCGAACGGCGCCGGGAAGACCACCACCGTCAAGATTCTGTCCACCCTGCTCAGTGCCGACGCCGGTGACGTCCAGGTCGCCGGGCACGACCTCGCCCGCGACCCGGACGCGGTGCGGGCCGCGATCGGCGTCACCGGTCAGTTCTCCGCCGTGGACAACCTGCTCACCGGCGAGGAGAACCTGCGGCTGATGGCGGATCTGCACCACCTCGGCCGGGGCGAGGGCCGGCGGCGGGTCGTCCGGCTGCTCGAGCAGTTCGACCTGACCGAGGCGGCCGGAAAGCCGGCGGCGACCTACTCCGGGGGCATGCGGCGGCGGCTCGACCTGGCGATGACCCTGGTCGGCAGCCCGCAGGTGATCTTCCTCGACGAGCCGACCACCGGACTGGACCCGCGCAGCCGCCGGGACATGTGGCAGATCGTCCGGGACCTGGTGGCCGGCGGCGTCACCATCTTCCTGACCACGCAGTACCTGGAGGAGGCCGACGAGCTGGCCGACCGGATCGCGGTCCTCGACCGCGGCCGGGTGGTCGCCGAGGGAACCGCGGAGGAACTGAAGCGGCGCATCCCCGGTGGACACGTGCGGCTGCGGTTCGCCGACCCGCAGGGCCTCGACGCGGCGATGCGGGTGCTGGGCGACGCCTCGCGCGACAACGACGCGCTCGCCCTGCGGGTGCCCAGCGACGGCAGCCTGCGCTCGCTGAAGACCCTGATCGGCCGGCTCGACGACCAGGCCGTCGAGGTCGACGAGCTCTCCGTGCACACCCCCGACCTCGACGACGTCTTCCTCGCCCTCACCGGCGACTCCACCACCGAGAAGGTGACCACCCGATGA
- a CDS encoding ABC transporter permease: MSTHTLAGPPPADLRFHPLRDSATMLRRNVKRMLRYPSMTLMLIGMPVVFLLLFVYVLGGTLGAGLGGAAPVDAAGGRAAYANYVAPAIILMTVASTVQGTAISIAMDMTEGIITRFRTMHIARVSVLTGHVLGSMIQAMISLAVVIGVALLVGFRPTAGLVGWLATAGFLLVVTFALVWLSVALGQVSRSVETASNLPMPLVLLPFLGSGFVPTDSMPAGLRWFAEYQPFTPIIETLRGLLMDEPVGNNGWIALAWCAVIALGGYLWSKRLFNRESSN, encoded by the coding sequence ATGAGCACCCACACCCTGGCCGGTCCGCCGCCGGCGGACCTCCGTTTCCATCCGCTACGCGACTCGGCCACGATGCTGCGGCGCAACGTCAAGCGCATGCTGCGGTACCCGTCGATGACTTTGATGCTCATCGGAATGCCGGTGGTCTTCCTGCTGCTCTTCGTCTACGTGCTCGGCGGCACGCTGGGCGCCGGGCTCGGCGGGGCGGCACCGGTCGACGCGGCCGGCGGGCGCGCCGCGTACGCCAACTACGTGGCGCCCGCGATCATCCTGATGACCGTGGCGTCCACGGTCCAGGGCACCGCGATCTCGATCGCCATGGACATGACCGAAGGCATCATCACCCGGTTCCGCACCATGCACATCGCCCGGGTCTCGGTGCTGACCGGGCACGTCCTGGGCAGCATGATCCAGGCGATGATCAGCCTGGCGGTCGTGATCGGCGTGGCGCTGCTGGTCGGCTTCCGGCCCACCGCCGGGCTGGTCGGGTGGCTGGCCACCGCCGGTTTCCTGCTGGTGGTGACCTTCGCCCTGGTCTGGTTGTCCGTCGCGCTCGGCCAGGTGAGCAGGAGCGTCGAGACCGCGAGCAACCTGCCCATGCCGCTCGTCCTGCTGCCCTTCCTCGGCAGCGGGTTCGTGCCCACCGACTCCATGCCGGCCGGTCTGCGCTGGTTCGCCGAGTACCAGCCGTTCACACCGATCATCGAAACCCTGCGCGGCCTGCTGATGGACGAGCCCGTCGGGAACAACGGGTGGATCGCCCTCGCCTGGTGCGCCGTCATCGCGCTGGGCGGATACCTCTGGTCGAAGCGGCTGTTCAACCGCGAGTCCTCGAACTGA
- a CDS encoding MMPL family transporter, translated as MFERLGRFVVHNPWKVILGWLLATAAIVLMAPGLGDVTSQDQADFLPRDYESVKAMEVAQRSFPTANDATATIVVKRADGQPLADADLATVGTLAEAVGRVDAEHVAGAVGPPTPSPNRTVALVTVGLQGAPDDPELLEAIPGIREAAKATLDGTGLGYAVTGDIAMYADNADAFDTALVVVGLATIGLIIVLLLVIYRSPLAALLPIVTVGVISAIAPGLISWVAQAADLRVDQSLEIILTIVLYGVGTDYILFLLFRYRERLRAGDDAKQALVAAVARVGEVIASAAAAIVIAFSALLLAVFGAFTSLGPALAIAVVVMAFAALTLVPAVVSLLGTKIFWPSKSWQRTPRGTAFQRLGRFTGRRPAVVALVSGGLMLALAAGVLGMKWDYDQTGQLPSDTESARGLEDLQSGFPVGALNPTTVYLRSDDGQRLDPAALDAYAASLKDAPGIGGIMPAGQDGSLAGFSQDGTAARINLLLDRSPYAPESLDLAGGELRDVVHARAPDGTTAYVGGISSLFADVRDANTRDLKVIFPVAGLLIAIILALLLRSLVAPIYLMAAVFLGFLSTLGATVFAFQGVGDRPGLSFMLPTILYLFVVAIGTDYNILMIARLREEARLGNDPRTAADLAVEHGGPSVGAAGLILAGTFASMMLAGVAFLTEMGFAVAIGISISAFVMAMLLVPAITALLGHRAWWPGHGDAAGNGTAPPTAEHGPVLTQTR; from the coding sequence ATGTTTGAGCGATTGGGACGCTTCGTCGTCCACAATCCGTGGAAGGTGATCCTGGGCTGGTTGCTCGCCACCGCGGCGATCGTGTTGATGGCTCCCGGGCTCGGTGACGTGACCAGCCAGGACCAGGCCGACTTCCTGCCGCGTGACTACGAGTCGGTCAAGGCCATGGAGGTGGCGCAGCGGTCCTTCCCCACCGCCAACGACGCCACCGCGACGATCGTCGTCAAGCGTGCCGACGGGCAACCTCTGGCCGACGCCGACCTCGCCACGGTGGGGACGCTGGCCGAGGCGGTCGGCAGGGTCGACGCGGAGCACGTGGCCGGCGCCGTCGGGCCGCCCACCCCCTCGCCGAACCGGACGGTCGCCCTGGTGACCGTCGGCCTGCAGGGCGCCCCCGACGATCCGGAACTGCTCGAGGCCATTCCCGGGATCCGCGAGGCGGCGAAGGCCACGCTGGACGGGACCGGCCTGGGCTACGCGGTCACCGGCGACATCGCCATGTACGCCGACAACGCCGACGCCTTCGACACCGCGCTGGTCGTGGTCGGCCTGGCCACCATCGGCCTGATCATCGTGCTGCTGCTGGTCATCTACCGCAGCCCGTTGGCCGCGCTGCTGCCGATCGTGACGGTCGGCGTCATCAGCGCGATCGCCCCCGGCCTGATCTCGTGGGTGGCTCAGGCGGCCGACCTGCGGGTCGACCAGTCCCTGGAGATCATCCTCACCATCGTCCTGTACGGCGTGGGCACCGACTACATCCTGTTCCTGCTGTTCCGGTACCGGGAACGGCTGCGTGCCGGCGACGACGCCAAGCAGGCGCTGGTGGCGGCGGTGGCCCGGGTGGGCGAGGTGATCGCCTCGGCCGCGGCGGCGATCGTCATCGCGTTCAGCGCCCTGCTGCTGGCGGTGTTCGGCGCGTTCACCAGCCTCGGCCCGGCGCTGGCCATCGCGGTCGTGGTCATGGCGTTCGCCGCGCTGACCCTGGTCCCGGCGGTGGTGTCCCTGCTCGGCACGAAGATCTTCTGGCCGTCGAAGTCGTGGCAGCGCACCCCGCGCGGCACGGCGTTCCAGCGGCTGGGACGGTTCACCGGGCGGCGACCGGCCGTGGTGGCGCTGGTGTCCGGCGGGCTGATGCTGGCGCTGGCGGCCGGCGTGCTCGGGATGAAGTGGGACTACGACCAGACCGGTCAACTGCCGTCCGACACCGAGTCGGCGCGCGGTCTCGAGGATCTCCAGTCCGGCTTCCCGGTGGGCGCGCTCAACCCGACGACCGTCTACCTGCGCTCCGACGACGGCCAGCGGCTCGACCCGGCCGCGCTCGACGCGTACGCCGCGTCGCTGAAGGACGCGCCCGGCATCGGCGGCATCATGCCGGCGGGCCAGGACGGCAGTCTGGCCGGGTTCAGCCAGGACGGCACCGCCGCGCGGATCAACCTGCTGCTGGACCGCAGCCCGTACGCGCCGGAGTCGCTGGACCTGGCCGGCGGCGAACTGCGGGACGTGGTGCACGCGCGGGCCCCGGACGGCACCACCGCCTACGTGGGCGGGATCAGTTCCCTGTTCGCCGACGTCCGCGACGCCAACACCCGGGACCTGAAGGTGATCTTCCCGGTCGCCGGCCTGCTCATCGCGATCATCCTGGCCCTGCTGCTGCGCAGCCTGGTCGCTCCGATCTACCTGATGGCGGCCGTGTTCCTCGGCTTCCTCAGCACGCTGGGCGCCACGGTCTTCGCGTTCCAGGGTGTCGGGGACCGGCCGGGCCTGTCGTTCATGCTGCCGACGATCCTGTACCTGTTCGTGGTGGCGATCGGCACCGACTACAACATCCTCATGATCGCCCGGCTTCGCGAAGAGGCACGGCTGGGCAACGACCCGCGCACGGCCGCGGACCTGGCGGTCGAGCACGGCGGCCCGTCCGTCGGCGCGGCGGGTCTGATCCTCGCCGGCACCTTCGCCTCGATGATGCTGGCCGGGGTGGCGTTCCTCACCGAGATGGGATTCGCGGTGGCGATCGGCATCTCGATCTCCGCCTTCGTCATGGCGATGCTGCTCGTACCGGCGATCACCGCGCTGCTGGGCCACCGTGCCTGGTGGCCTGGGCACGGCGACGCCGCCGGCAACGGCACCGCGCCGCCAACCGCCGAACACGGTCCCGTCCTGACGCAGACCCGGTAG